The Lycium barbarum isolate Lr01 chromosome 4, ASM1917538v2, whole genome shotgun sequence nucleotide sequence AAGTAAAGAAACAATAGATAATAACAAAAATGGCTTCAACACTGCCCTAGTGCTATCAATACCAATGTTaccaatgtaaaaaaaaaaatagacaaaaATCAGTCTGAAAAAAGGAATAATAACATAACTGCCACAAAATCATACGATAGTCGAAGTACACGAAACACTAGagaataacataaatcaaaggacaagaaactacaaTAGTAATTCTACGACAACACtcaactacctactagccttctacacTAATTCGTGTCCTTCATAACCTCCCATCTATGTCATGTCCTCGGTGGGCTTGATCTGCGCCATgtcatgtctaatcacctctccccaatacttctttggcgtACCTCTACCTCTcatgaaaccatccatggccaacctctcacacttcCGCACCGGGCCATCCGTGCATCtcttcttcacatgcccaaatcatctcagtctcgcttccctcatcttgtcctccattgaggccactcccaccttgtctcgaatatcttcattcctaatcctatctctcctcgtatgcccacacatccatcgcaacatcctCATCTCCGCCACCTTCATCTTCTGGACGTGAGaattcttgactggccaacattctgtctcatacaacatagttggtctaaccaccactctgtagcaCCTTCGTATCACACAAGACTCCGTGAAGTTACCAAGCGGAAAGGATAAAAAATCATCATGCCTAATTTACTAACGTATGGTATTGGCATAGCATTTCAAGAAACCGGATACACGAACCGAAATGTCTAAAGCTGTATCATACCGACCGGCGAACACCCCTATTGTACATGCTAGAATTGGATGTCTGGAGCATGATAATAAGAACATGGGCGGCAACATCGGATATATTGAGGATAGGATGAGTCTGGTGTTGATACTGAGGGTTAACTAAACCACAAAAGTTAACTCATTAGGTGAGGATTGTCCACTAACATATAAGGAGACAACATGCCATTTCCCCAGCCAATATGGGACACAGTTTATTCGCTAGGATGATAAAGCGGTCATCTTCTGTATCTCGGCACCTGTGCTTATAGACTGTCTGTTTATTTCCCATCTCTTTATCAAGGCTTCAGTGGTACGGAGGTGTTGTTTCATTTGCTTAAGACTACAGTTAATAGCACTAAACACTCACAGACCCTAtttttttgttattgttgttttatTTTGAGTTACTTTGTTGTTCTGTTGCAGTGCTGTTCTGGGTGGCATAGCAAGAGATGATGAAACAAACTTTCTGTCCCAAAATACACTAGTACTAGTATTAGGGGAGGTTCTTAAGAAGTTGACAATTTTCATGATGGATTCTCCCTTCATATGGGTCAAGGACATGTGTTCAATGATACTTATCAGAGACAATAACACTGAACTGGGatttgaaccttctatggatgtGAATGAGATGGTCAATTTTGCTTTACAAGTGCTTGATGGTGGCTTTTCTGCATTGAAATGTTTGCATCATGAAGTTGAGCTATTTTCGGGAATCGTAGCTGCATTGTTTGTAATTAATTGGGAATGCAACATGGCTACTGTCTTCAATGATGAACTTGGTGAAGAATCCAGAGAAAAAATAAAGATAAGGTTGGCCTCTTGTGAGCTAGTGCATGCTCTCCATCGCAAAATTTGCAATCAGTTCCTATTTACTATCAACATAGATAGTCGAAAGATCCTAGAAAGCATCTTGGTCCAGACTGTAAGGAGTGCTGTGCTTAAGGATGAAAATTTGGATGCTGTGAAAGTCACATCTTTATGTTGTCACTGGGTCCTTGAACTTCTTGAATGTCTCTGTCAAGATCAGTTTGAGAAGCAAAAGCTGTTAGACAGATTCCTAAGCCAGGATGATTCATGGCCTGCTTGGGTTGCACCAGATATGGAAGACAGGAAAGGAGCAGATTTGGTGAAAACTGAGAGTGCTCCAATTGATGTGAGTGCCCTTCCCATTTAAGTAATTTATATTGAGCAGTTTTGGATGCTCTTGTGCACCTACTTCTCAATTCACTGCTATGTTCTTGTTGGAAAAGAGGGAGTTACAGTGAGGTTTTATAACTGGTACATATTCTTGTTTTCTTCCCGGAGGAAGTATACCCATCTTGTTCACTTACTCGTTCAACTATTTAGTTTTGTAACATTTTGTAGCATCATTTTGGCATTTCGAAGGTGACTTACATCATATTATGCATTCAAATTCGATTTATATTATAAGATTTTCAGAGTTGTGTACTTCATCCTTTGCAGAACCCAAGAGTCACCAGGTTTGTTGCTCTGATAGACAGACTTATACCCAAGATAGGTTTTGATATAATCGTCGCAGGTGCTGTTTCTAATGTGTCTCCATCTTCAACTGAGGATCCTAGTAATCAACCTACCACAACTCCTCAATGTCATTATTCCCGTGCCTGGCTGGCAGCTGAAATCTTATGCACTTGGAAATGGAATGGTGGCAATGCCTTGTGCTCCTTCTTACCTTATTTTTGTGAATATTTGAATAGTGAGTGTTATACGCCCGAGGATGAGTTGCTAGATTCTATTGTCACCATTTTGCTCGATGGTGCACTTGTTTACGGGGGAGTTGCAGAACTGAGTCTTTCAAACTTATCTGCTGTTACAAACATGGAGAGTATTGGAGAACCCTTCCTGAGAGCTGTTGTATCGTTACTGTCTAGACTTTTCGTAGATGATGTATGGGGAAAGGAAAAGGCAGTATTTCTTTTTAATCTGCTTCTGAATAAACTCCATATTGGTGAAACAATAAATATAAACTGTTTAAGGATACTTCCTTCAGTTATGAACGTAATCATTAGGCCGTTGAGTGTTCCATTTGACAGAGAGAGTGCAAGCATGCAGTCTGCTTCTACTGAATGTTGTGAAGTGCAAGAGGCTATCATGGACTGGCTCCAGCGAACACAGTCTTTTCCACCCTTAAATGCATGGCAAACGGGAGAAGGTAAAATACTGCTGTCTACAATGTGTCAATTTTCTAAAGGATAAGCTGTTATAACTGCAATTTTATTTCTGCGCTGAGAACTAGGCTCCTGATATAGAAAACATAAGAAGTAATCAAATTAGTGTCTTGGTTCGTGGCAGAGATGTATGTCATGCTtgcggggtgggggggggggggtgttctaTTTTTATGGCCTTTGCTTTATCCTTGTTGTGGGATATAGTGTAATTACTGTGTTGGCTTATGCATCTAATATCTGATGTCTTTTCCAATTCATTAGACTTAAAGCTTATTTCACAAAAATCTGCAATTTATCCGTCTTAGGTGTAATGGAATTTGGTATTTTCAGATATGGCAGATTGGTTTTACCTTGTTATATCCTGCTATCCTGTACGACCAATTGAAGGAGGGAAAGGGTTAAGACCAGAAAGATATGTCAGCTCTACTGAGAGAATGCTACTGTTAGAATTATTTCAGAAGCAGAGAAAGAGTTCTGCATTATCTGTGATAAACAAGCTGCCGGTTGTGCAGATTTTGTTATCAAAAGTAATTCTGGTTGCAGTTGCTTATTGCTGGGAAGAATTTAGTGAGGATGACTGGGAGTTCGTTCTATACCGTTTTAGGTGGTGGATTGAACGAGCAGTCGTTGTGATGGAGGAAGTTGCTGAGAATGTGAATGATGTTATTACAAATGCTTCTGGTTGTGAACATTTAGAAGTTATGCTGAAAAGGGTCAACGATACCGTTTCAGTGGAGGACTCTACTCCAATAAAACTCGCAAGCaatgctctaattggattttctTTGTTTTGCAACATAAGTGGTTTCGAAGCAAAAAACCCTGCTCCTGATGTTTCTAATCGCTTGAAAGGTGACAGATGGGACATGGTCAAAGACCGAATTATAGAAGGTGTTCTTCGGCTGTTCTTTTCTACTGCCGCTACCCAGGCTTCGGCAAGTTCTTATGGTGGTGAAGCTTCTTCAATTGTAGCATCATCTATCCTTGATCATTCTGAGTTCTGGGACTTAGTGGCATCACTTGTTGTCGAGTCCTCTTCAATTGCAAGAGACAAGGCAGTAAAATCAGTTGAAATCTGGGGCCTAAGTAAAGGGCCAGTTAGCTCTTTATATGCAATGCTGTTTTCTGCCGAGACACTTCCTTCCCTAAGGTGTGCTGCTTATGTTATTCTTTCAACTGAACCTGTATCTCAGTTGGCTTTGTACACTGTCGAAAAGACAAGTTCCTCTGGTGGAGATGCTGACGGTTCTACTGAAGAAAGTCTTCATCTTAGGGCAGAAGTGTCTCCCATGCTGGAAAAACTACCATATGAAGCTCTTCAAATGGACTTACTTGCATTTGAACGGGTTAGCtttttgtccccccccccccccccccccctcccccccttttaTGTTTGCTTCTTCTTCAAAGCTAATGGAGAAACTGCTTTTGTTTGCTAAATATCTTTAAATTTTTCAGATAAAGGTCTTTCTAGCTTGGTCTTTGTTACTTTCACATGTGGTGTCACTACCATCATCATCACCCCTAAGGGAGAGAATGGTTCAATACATTCAAGAATTTGCTACTTCAACAGTGTTAGATTGCCTTTTCCAGCATATCCCTTTGGAATTTTGTGTACCATCAAGTTTGAAAAAGAAGGATTCAGAACTTCCAGCTTCAGTTTCAGAAGCAGCGAAATCTGCAACTCGTGCCATTGCTTGTAGTTCTGTGTCATTTTGCTTGGAATCGCTTTGGCCTGTTGGACCAGAAAAAGTTGCTTCACTTGCTGGTGCAATTTTTGGCCTCATGCTCTGTATTCTTCCTGCTTATGTTCGTGGGTGGTTTAGCAATATACGTGACCGTTCTACTTCATCTGCCATTGAATTTTTCACCAGAGCATATTGTAGCCCACCTCTGATTATGAATGAACTCTCTCAGGTATGAATGATGTCCTTACGCACTTGAGATACTGGAACATTTATTGAAATGAACTTGTCTGTTTTACCCATCTGGTTTCTAGTGATCAAATTGACAAAAGATTTAAGATGATTTTGAATAGTTTCTAGAGCAAAAATGAGACAGAGTTGCATAACTTTATACCAAGGTTAGCACGGTTAATGATATCAGCCCAAGTGTTAATTACACAACCGTATTTTGTAAATA carries:
- the LOC132634871 gene encoding E3 ubiquitin-protein ligase listerin isoform X2, whose translation is MTNLVGVVGRDVAPYLKSLMGPWWFSQFDSVYEVSQAAKRSFQAAFPAQDKRLDVLILYTSEIFRYIEEILKLTPQSMSDKNVASDELEEMHKQVVSSSLLALATLLDVVVSVQSERPVSEAELKRASKAKVLAMSCAENLLSTHKLFLGFLKSQSSAIRSAAYSVMRSLLKNIPHAIKETDIIHLADAILGAFQEMDPSCHSSMWAVILLFSKKFPQSWSILKIKKSALSRFWHFLRNGCFGSQQVSYPALLLFLDVVPAQAVEAQKFLLEVFQNLWAGRSLSYSSHLDRLALFKAMKECFLFSLKNTDRYSDAADSYRFQQTLTDQILLKLLWHEYLFSVSSKNHSMDFSSDSIQPSHQGSRQLNVKIPEGYVRDLGKCIVEILSDIFLLEPDLLLQFCSTFQQTCLGVFQQTDSSVENAEGVTEFLSVVNQQAVRKGETWPLVYLVGPTLSKSLPIIKTLDSPNAVRFMVAAVSIFGPRKIIQEIFCIEPEAREFLHVFKETFVPRCLQANSPSTSMWLDLLISLLDDECLAEQWASIIMHATNSEELKYADGIVDSDCLSLLAMLIEKAKMRASNRSTLQVPYAAYWHHHLLDFAAISVVRAFPPFGTSNVSYMRAVLGGIARDDETNFLSQNTLVLVLGEVLKKLTIFMMDSPFIWVKDMCSMILIRDNNTELGFEPSMDVNEMVNFALQVLDGGFSALKCLHHEVELFSGIVAALFVINWECNMATVFNDELGEESREKIKIRLASCELVHALHRKICNQFLFTINIDSRKILESILVQTVRSAVLKDENLDAVKVTSLCCHWVLELLECLCQDQFEKQKLLDRFLSQDDSWPAWVAPDMEDRKGADLVKTESAPIDNPRVTRFVALIDRLIPKIGFDIIVAGAVSNVSPSSTEDPSNQPTTTPQCHYSRAWLAAEILCTWKWNGGNALCSFLPYFCEYLNSECYTPEDELLDSIVTILLDGALVYGGVAELSLSNLSAVTNMESIGEPFLRAVVSLLSRLFVDDVWGKEKAVFLFNLLLNKLHIGETININCLRILPSVMNVIIRPLSVPFDRESASMQSASTECCEVQEAIMDWLQRTQSFPPLNAWQTGEDMADWFYLVISCYPVRPIEGGKGLRPERYVSSTERMLLLELFQKQRKSSALSVINKLPVVQILLSKVILVAVAYCWEEFSEDDWEFVLYRFRWWIERAVVVMEEVAENVNDVITNASGCEHLEVMLKRVNDTVSVEDSTPIKLASNALIGFSLFCNISGFEAKNPAPDVSNRLKGDRWDMVKDRIIEGVLRLFFSTAATQASASSYGGEASSIVASSILDHSEFWDLVASLVVESSSIARDKAVKSVEIWGLSKGPVSSLYAMLFSAETLPSLRCAAYVILSTEPVSQLALYTVEKTSSSGGDADGSTEESLHLRAEVSPMLEKLPYEALQMDLLAFERIKVFLAWSLLLSHVVSLPSSSPLRERMVQYIQEFATSTVLDCLFQHIPLEFCVPSSLKKKDSELPASVSEAAKSATRAIACSSVSFCLESLWPVGPEKVASLAGAIFGLMLCILPAYVRGWFSNIRDRSTSSAIEFFTRAYCSPPLIMNELSQIKKANFADDNFSVTVSKSACEVVATYTKDETGMDLIICLPASYPLRPVDVDCTKSLGISEVKQRKWLMSMMSFLRNQNGALAEAICIWKSNFDKEFEGVEECPICYSVIHTSNHSLPRLACKTCKHKFHSACLYKWFSTSHKSTCPLCQSPF
- the LOC132634871 gene encoding E3 ubiquitin-protein ligase listerin isoform X1 encodes the protein MGRPKGDGARTKSRPSSSSLAASLLPQGSTPLGFGGYMGASRVDSTEDSPPFLDIDSEVAQHLKRLARKDPTTKLKALASLSQLFQQKTAKEIIPIIPQWAFEYKKLLLDYNREVRRATHDTMTNLVGVVGRDVAPYLKSLMGPWWFSQFDSVYEVSQAAKRSFQAAFPAQDKRLDVLILYTSEIFRYIEEILKLTPQSMSDKNVASDELEEMHKQVVSSSLLALATLLDVVVSVQSERPVSEAELKRASKAKVLAMSCAENLLSTHKLFLGFLKSQSSAIRSAAYSVMRSLLKNIPHAIKETDIIHLADAILGAFQEMDPSCHSSMWAVILLFSKKFPQSWSILKIKKSALSRFWHFLRNGCFGSQQVSYPALLLFLDVVPAQAVEAQKFLLEVFQNLWAGRSLSYSSHLDRLALFKAMKECFLFSLKNTDRYSDAADSYRFQQTLTDQILLKLLWHEYLFSVSSKNHSMDFSSDSIQPSHQGSRQLNVKIPEGYVRDLGKCIVEILSDIFLLEPDLLLQFCSTFQQTCLGVFQQTDSSVENAEGVTEFLSVVNQQAVRKGETWPLVYLVGPTLSKSLPIIKTLDSPNAVRFMVAAVSIFGPRKIIQEIFCIEPEAREFLHVFKETFVPRCLQANSPSTSMWLDLLISLLDDECLAEQWASIIMHATNSEELKYADGIVDSDCLSLLAMLIEKAKMRASNRSTLQVPYAAYWHHHLLDFAAISVVRAFPPFGTSNVSYMRAVLGGIARDDETNFLSQNTLVLVLGEVLKKLTIFMMDSPFIWVKDMCSMILIRDNNTELGFEPSMDVNEMVNFALQVLDGGFSALKCLHHEVELFSGIVAALFVINWECNMATVFNDELGEESREKIKIRLASCELVHALHRKICNQFLFTINIDSRKILESILVQTVRSAVLKDENLDAVKVTSLCCHWVLELLECLCQDQFEKQKLLDRFLSQDDSWPAWVAPDMEDRKGADLVKTESAPIDNPRVTRFVALIDRLIPKIGFDIIVAGAVSNVSPSSTEDPSNQPTTTPQCHYSRAWLAAEILCTWKWNGGNALCSFLPYFCEYLNSECYTPEDELLDSIVTILLDGALVYGGVAELSLSNLSAVTNMESIGEPFLRAVVSLLSRLFVDDVWGKEKAVFLFNLLLNKLHIGETININCLRILPSVMNVIIRPLSVPFDRESASMQSASTECCEVQEAIMDWLQRTQSFPPLNAWQTGEDMADWFYLVISCYPVRPIEGGKGLRPERYVSSTERMLLLELFQKQRKSSALSVINKLPVVQILLSKVILVAVAYCWEEFSEDDWEFVLYRFRWWIERAVVVMEEVAENVNDVITNASGCEHLEVMLKRVNDTVSVEDSTPIKLASNALIGFSLFCNISGFEAKNPAPDVSNRLKGDRWDMVKDRIIEGVLRLFFSTAATQASASSYGGEASSIVASSILDHSEFWDLVASLVVESSSIARDKAVKSVEIWGLSKGPVSSLYAMLFSAETLPSLRCAAYVILSTEPVSQLALYTVEKTSSSGGDADGSTEESLHLRAEVSPMLEKLPYEALQMDLLAFERIKVFLAWSLLLSHVVSLPSSSPLRERMVQYIQEFATSTVLDCLFQHIPLEFCVPSSLKKKDSELPASVSEAAKSATRAIACSSVSFCLESLWPVGPEKVASLAGAIFGLMLCILPAYVRGWFSNIRDRSTSSAIEFFTRAYCSPPLIMNELSQIKKANFADDNFSVTVSKSACEVVATYTKDETGMDLIICLPASYPLRPVDVDCTKSLGISEVKQRKWLMSMMSFLRNQNGALAEAICIWKSNFDKEFEGVEECPICYSVIHTSNHSLPRLACKTCKHKFHSACLYKWFSTSHKSTCPLCQSPF